In Candidatus Syntrophoarchaeum caldarius, the following are encoded in one genomic region:
- a CDS encoding protease HtpX: protein MVKLAMKNAKKLLLLWIVLAIPIVGLGGAIGWITGFFLHALIVMLVFVLLLATLFYLYSDRILLRWYHAEKVVDATSPLYEIVHKLAKEVEIPVPDVYIVDTAMPNAFVVGRNFQHASLVVTTGLMELLESDEMEAVLADMIVHIKEGDLLTETEIGALAGILTALPIIAFWCSIFTGFGQEDDPAPNLIKFFVTSLFAPIAATIVQFGIAGSRQKYSGNAPEKKIKEKLTSEEFYVNPSHAHLLIVSPPYQDNQVILDLNLPTYHSLFQRVKREKFNLRRHLFFSSLSYLFVLFMIIVIYTFSRKDFDFLHSAAISAVYLSAVLIFYAIMLKIFRTNARTA from the coding sequence ATGGTGAAACTTGCTATGAAAAACGCTAAGAAGCTCTTATTGCTCTGGATTGTGCTTGCAATACCGATTGTTGGGCTGGGCGGCGCTATCGGATGGATTACTGGATTTTTTCTTCATGCTCTGATTGTGATGCTTGTATTCGTCCTGCTTCTTGCCACCCTCTTCTACCTATACAGCGACAGGATACTCCTCAGGTGGTACCATGCAGAGAAGGTGGTTGATGCTACCTCACCTCTATATGAGATCGTGCATAAGCTTGCAAAAGAAGTAGAGATCCCGGTTCCAGACGTATATATCGTGGATACGGCGATGCCGAATGCATTTGTTGTGGGTAGAAACTTTCAGCATGCATCACTGGTTGTGACCACCGGTTTAATGGAACTTCTTGAAAGTGATGAGATGGAGGCTGTGCTTGCAGATATGATTGTGCACATTAAAGAAGGAGATCTACTCACTGAAACGGAAATCGGAGCATTGGCTGGAATTTTAACTGCGCTGCCGATTATTGCCTTCTGGTGCTCGATCTTCACAGGATTTGGACAGGAGGATGATCCTGCACCGAACCTGATTAAATTCTTTGTAACCTCCCTCTTTGCACCGATAGCAGCAACGATTGTCCAGTTCGGGATCGCGGGTTCACGGCAGAAATACAGTGGGAATGCACCTGAAAAAAAGATCAAAGAAAAGCTGACGTCAGAGGAATTTTATGTAAATCCATCACATGCACACCTTTTGATCGTGAGCCCACCCTATCAGGATAATCAGGTTATACTGGACCTCAACCTTCCCACATATCATTCACTCTTTCAGAGGGTGAAACGTGAGAAATTCAACCTTAGAAGGCATCTCTTCTTCAGTTCCCTCTCGTATCTTTTTGTGCTCTTTATGATAATTGTGATCTATACATTCAGCAGAAAGGACTTTGACTTTCTCCACTCTGCTGCCATCTCAGCGGTTTATCTGAGTGCAGTTCTCATCTTTTATGCGATTATGTTGAAAATATTCAGGACTAATGCCAGGACCGCTTAA
- a CDS encoding archaeosortase C, PEF-CTERM variant has translation MTNFKNIILFLFIFALFLGATVEISEGSIPLGIFLLLIALALISRIKVGKSHIVPESRLHMLLGVLILVADIAYNILTQSSLGTLDIMTFMLGISLVAYDIKNEEISRMGAFGTYMSTTFLLLFIPLFIIFGRLDIAFMHIFDHYFVLLPMVKILNVIGIPVEVLATETVHIPGVEEMNVVIGGPCSGLYSMFLLVGIMVGYMKIEQIERHKFYSLLGITVIVAYFANLMRVTAICLAAFFYGKEVMYMVHVHLGWIVFVIVVAILLYILNKMADVKRSWH, from the coding sequence ATGACAAACTTTAAAAATATCATCCTGTTTCTGTTCATATTTGCACTATTTCTGGGTGCAACCGTTGAGATCAGCGAGGGTTCCATCCCACTCGGAATTTTTCTCCTTTTGATTGCTCTTGCACTTATTTCAAGGATAAAGGTGGGTAAATCACATATTGTTCCTGAATCCAGATTACACATGCTACTGGGCGTCCTGATTCTTGTAGCAGACATTGCGTACAATATCCTGACCCAGAGCAGTCTCGGTACACTGGATATTATGACCTTCATGCTCGGCATCTCGCTTGTTGCCTATGACATAAAGAACGAGGAGATAAGCAGGATGGGGGCGTTTGGCACGTACATGTCTACCACCTTCCTTCTACTCTTTATACCTTTATTCATCATCTTTGGCAGGCTCGATATCGCATTCATGCACATCTTTGACCATTATTTTGTTCTGCTTCCCATGGTCAAAATACTCAACGTGATAGGGATTCCTGTTGAAGTGCTCGCCACCGAGACAGTTCATATTCCTGGTGTGGAAGAGATGAACGTCGTAATCGGAGGACCCTGTTCAGGACTGTACTCAATGTTTCTCCTGGTTGGGATAATGGTGGGATATATGAAGATAGAGCAGATAGAGCGGCATAAGTTCTATTCGCTGCTTGGAATAACGGTCATCGTTGCATATTTCGCAAATCTCATGCGTGTTACAGCAATCTGTCTTGCAGCCTTCTTCTATGGTAAAGAGGTAATGTATATGGTTCATGTCCATCTTGGGTGGATCGTATTCGTGATTGTTGTGGCAATTCTCCTGTATATATTGAACAAGATGGCAGATGTTAAGCGGTCCTGGCATTAG